Proteins from one Leucoraja erinacea ecotype New England unplaced genomic scaffold, Leri_hhj_1 Leri_675S, whole genome shotgun sequence genomic window:
- the LOC129694448 gene encoding quinone oxidoreductase-like, which yields KGDHVFTCGTVSGGYAEYTIAAGDTVYPLPNSLSYKQGSAIGTPYFTAYRALMQKGQAKAGETVLVHGASGGVGTATCQIARALGMKVLGTAGTPEGMRLVEKSGAHRAFNHRQIGYTDIIESYTGSAGVNVIIEMLSNVNLARDLRLLSVAGRVVIVGCRGSIEINPRETMAKESSIIGISLSSATKKELQETVATLLAGMEVGWLRPVVGSEFPLDQADRTHELIMQGGALGKMILTI from the exons AGAAAGGAGACCATGTGTTCACGTGTGGGACCGTGAGCGGTGGATACGCCGAGTACACCATCGCTGCTGGAGACACCGTTTACCCGTTACCGAACAGTCTGAGCTACAAGCAAGGGTCAGCGATCGGCACACCGTACTTCACCGCCTACCGAGCCCTCATGCAAAA AGGCCAGGCCAAGGCAGGAGAGACCGTCCTGGTCCACGGGGCCAGCGGAGGG GTGGGGACGGCAACGTGTCAGATCGCCAGAGCACTGGGCATGAAGGTTCTGGGCACGGCTGGCACACCAGAGGGCATGCGTCTGGTGGAGAAGAGCGGGGCGCACAGGGCCTTCAACCACCGACAAATAGGGTACACCGACATCATAGAG AGTTACACCGGGAGTGCTGGAGTCAACGTCATCATCGAGATGTTATCCAACGTCAACCTGGCCAGGGATCTGCGGCTGCTCTCGGTGGCCGGTAGAGTGGTG ATTGTGGGCTGTCGGGGCAGCATTGAGATTAATCCCAGAGAAACCATGGCCAAGGAGAGCAGCATCATTGGTATTTCGCTCAGTTCAGCAACCAAG AAGGAGCTGCAGGAGACGGTGGCTACACTGTTGGCGGGGATGGAGGTGGGCTGGCTGCGGCCAGTGGTGGGGTCCGAGTTCCCACTGGACCAGGCCGACCGGACCCACGAGCTGATCATGCAGGGGGGGGCGTTGGGCAAGATGATCCTCACCATCTGA